A genomic region of Arachis hypogaea cultivar Tifrunner chromosome 5, arahy.Tifrunner.gnm2.J5K5, whole genome shotgun sequence contains the following coding sequences:
- the LOC112800969 gene encoding uncharacterized protein, giving the protein MAEYFVVPVFHHGGKFVRDSEGYMSYMDGKVKRFPPMDLDYVNFFDLVVLFKELGYVEYKEMYWYDILASDIESELHPIKGDHEINEMRENKLKNRDSEEFYIYFDHPVDMPEVVDDGLAGENVVLSDSSSSSDDGYESAEDEAWKPPPASYEEDSNTSSDERVLKKKTDKKSTPKKVVTQNKKKGNDKDISPRSSMLQIQATFNKDHLM; this is encoded by the coding sequence ATGGCTGAATATTTTGTTGTTCCCGTGTTTCATCACGGGGGGAAGTTTGTGAGAGACAGTGAAGGATATATGAGTTATATGGATGGTAAAGTGAAGAGGTTCCCACCAATGGATTTGGATTATGTGAATTTTTTCGATTTGGTTGTTTTATTTAAAGAGTTGGGTTATGTTGAGTATAAGGAGATGTATTGGTATGACATATTGGCCTCTGACATAGAGTCTGAGCTTCATCCCATTAAGGGTGATCATGAGATTAATGAGATGAGGGAGAACAAACTCAAGAACAGGGACAGTGAGGAGTTTTACATTTATTTTGACCATCCTGTAGATATGCCAGAGGTGGTAGATGATGGCTTGGCAGGTGAAAATGTTGTTTTGAGTGATTCTTCATCAAGTTCTGATGATGGCTATGAGAGTGCCGAGGATGAAGCATGGAAACCACCTCCAGCTAGTTATGAGGAGGACTCTAACACTAGTTCTGATGAGAGAGTGCTTAAGAAGAAAACAGATAAGAAGTCTACTCCAAAAAAAGTTGTaacacaaaacaagaagaaaGGTAATGACAAGGACATATCCCCTAGGTCCAGCATGCTACAAATCCAAGCAACATTCAACAAGGACCATCTGATGTAG